The following proteins come from a genomic window of Meleagris gallopavo isolate NT-WF06-2002-E0010 breed Aviagen turkey brand Nicholas breeding stock chromosome Z, Turkey_5.1, whole genome shotgun sequence:
- the LOC100540154 gene encoding carbonic anhydrase 9-like isoform X3 — MAAAGPGVLHGRGVFAANLSLPFMLFFFFFFLQGPSDNHWSYEDLGQWAKHSPACAGNMQSPININTETTIFSPQLRPIQLSGYSLPASQMLTLENNGHTVVLILPESLAIAGGYAQQYRAKQLHLHWGSPSKPGSEHTVDHRRFAGEVGPRENPYYQQILEHLHSIQGKGDKVFVPGFNIAGLLPDNLHFYFRYNGSLTTPPCHESVKWTIFNQTVMLSKEQMSILVSSLQSDDNHILMNNFRPDQSLHRRWVLASFEPSSSWERQMPVGGGTSATAAGHTSSFHAGDVLAVLFGVLFAITMLAFLLYVYKNRSQNARLDSPTKSKVIYTAATAENTA, encoded by the exons ATGGCTGCCGCAGGACCAGGAGTGCTGCATGGCAGAGGTGTGTTTGCAGCCAACCTTTCCCTTCCAttcatgctcttttttttctttttttttcttcaaggtCCCAGTGACAACCATTGGAGCTATGAAG ATCTAGGGCAGTGGGCCAAGCACTCCCCAGCGTGCGCAGGCAACATGCAGTCTCCCATCAACATCAACACGGAGACGACCATCTTCAGCCCCCAGCTGCGACCCATCCAACTCTCCGGCTACAGCCTGCCTGCCAGCCAGATGCTCACACTGGAGAACAATGGGCACACAG TGGTCCTGATACTGCCTGAGTCCTTGGCCATCGCGGGCGGCTACGCGCAGCAGTACCGTGCCAAGCAGCTGCACCTGCACTGGGGCTCACCTTCGAAACCTGGCTCCGAGCACACCGTTGACCACAGGCGCTTTGCTGGGGAG GTTGGGCCAAGGGAGAACCCATATTACCAGCAGATACTCGAGCACCTGCACAGCATCCAAGGAAAAG GTGATAAAGTCTTTGTGCCCGGGTTCAACATCGCTGGCTTGCTGCCTGATAACCTGCACTTCTATTTCCGCTACAACGGGTCCCTGACCACCCCACCCTGCCATGAGTCTGTCAAGTGGACTATCTTCAACCAAACTGTGATGCTCTCCAAGGAACAG aTGTCCATACTGGTGAGCAGCCTGCAGTCAGATGACAATCACATCCTCATGAACAACTTTCGGCCGGACCAGAGCCTGCACAGAAGATGGGTGCTGGCAAGCTTTGAgcccagctcctcctgggaGAGGCAGATGCCTGTGG GTGGTGGCACCTCAGCGACAGCAG CAGGACACACCAGCTCATTTCATGCAG GGGATGTATTGGCTGTGCTTTTCGGGGTGCTCTTTGCCATCACAATGCTGGCTTTCCTGCTCTACGTCTACAAGAACCGCAGCCAGAATGCACG gctggACTCACCCACTAAATCCAAGGTCATCtacacagcagccacagctgagAACACCGCCTGA
- the LOC100540154 gene encoding carbonic anhydrase 9-like isoform X2, with the protein MAAAGPGVLHGRGVFAANLSLPFMLFFFFFFLQGPSDNHWSYEDLGQWAKHSPACAGNMQSPININTETTIFSPQLRPIQLSGYSLPASQMLTLENNGHTVVLILPESLAIAGGYAQQYRAKQLHLHWGSPSKPGSEHTVDHRRFAGELHVVHYNTKYKNFTAALTKPDGLAVLGVFLEVGPRENPYYQQILEHLHSIQGKGDKVFVPGFNIAGLLPDNLHFYFRYNGSLTTPPCHESVKWTIFNQTVMLSKEQMSILVSSLQSDDNHILMNNFRPDQSLHRRWVLASFEPSSSWERQMPVGGGTSATAGHTSSFHAGDVLAVLFGVLFAITMLAFLLYVYKNRSQNARLDSPTKSKVIYTAATAENTA; encoded by the exons ATGGCTGCCGCAGGACCAGGAGTGCTGCATGGCAGAGGTGTGTTTGCAGCCAACCTTTCCCTTCCAttcatgctcttttttttctttttttttcttcaaggtCCCAGTGACAACCATTGGAGCTATGAAG ATCTAGGGCAGTGGGCCAAGCACTCCCCAGCGTGCGCAGGCAACATGCAGTCTCCCATCAACATCAACACGGAGACGACCATCTTCAGCCCCCAGCTGCGACCCATCCAACTCTCCGGCTACAGCCTGCCTGCCAGCCAGATGCTCACACTGGAGAACAATGGGCACACAG TGGTCCTGATACTGCCTGAGTCCTTGGCCATCGCGGGCGGCTACGCGCAGCAGTACCGTGCCAAGCAGCTGCACCTGCACTGGGGCTCACCTTCGAAACCTGGCTCCGAGCACACCGTTGACCACAGGCGCTTTGCTGGGGAG CTCCACGTGGTCCATTACAACACCAAATATAAGAACTTCACGGCAGCCCTGACCAAACCAGAtgggctggcagtgctgggggtcTTCCTGGAG GTTGGGCCAAGGGAGAACCCATATTACCAGCAGATACTCGAGCACCTGCACAGCATCCAAGGAAAAG GTGATAAAGTCTTTGTGCCCGGGTTCAACATCGCTGGCTTGCTGCCTGATAACCTGCACTTCTATTTCCGCTACAACGGGTCCCTGACCACCCCACCCTGCCATGAGTCTGTCAAGTGGACTATCTTCAACCAAACTGTGATGCTCTCCAAGGAACAG aTGTCCATACTGGTGAGCAGCCTGCAGTCAGATGACAATCACATCCTCATGAACAACTTTCGGCCGGACCAGAGCCTGCACAGAAGATGGGTGCTGGCAAGCTTTGAgcccagctcctcctgggaGAGGCAGATGCCTGTGG GTGGTGGCACCTCAGCGACAGCAG GACACACCAGCTCATTTCATGCAG GGGATGTATTGGCTGTGCTTTTCGGGGTGCTCTTTGCCATCACAATGCTGGCTTTCCTGCTCTACGTCTACAAGAACCGCAGCCAGAATGCACG gctggACTCACCCACTAAATCCAAGGTCATCtacacagcagccacagctgagAACACCGCCTGA
- the LOC100540154 gene encoding carbonic anhydrase 9-like isoform X1 produces the protein MAAAGPGVLHGRGVFAANLSLPFMLFFFFFFLQGPSDNHWSYEDLGQWAKHSPACAGNMQSPININTETTIFSPQLRPIQLSGYSLPASQMLTLENNGHTVVLILPESLAIAGGYAQQYRAKQLHLHWGSPSKPGSEHTVDHRRFAGELHVVHYNTKYKNFTAALTKPDGLAVLGVFLEVGPRENPYYQQILEHLHSIQGKGDKVFVPGFNIAGLLPDNLHFYFRYNGSLTTPPCHESVKWTIFNQTVMLSKEQMSILVSSLQSDDNHILMNNFRPDQSLHRRWVLASFEPSSSWERQMPVGGGTSATAAGHTSSFHAGDVLAVLFGVLFAITMLAFLLYVYKNRSQNARLDSPTKSKVIYTAATAENTA, from the exons ATGGCTGCCGCAGGACCAGGAGTGCTGCATGGCAGAGGTGTGTTTGCAGCCAACCTTTCCCTTCCAttcatgctcttttttttctttttttttcttcaaggtCCCAGTGACAACCATTGGAGCTATGAAG ATCTAGGGCAGTGGGCCAAGCACTCCCCAGCGTGCGCAGGCAACATGCAGTCTCCCATCAACATCAACACGGAGACGACCATCTTCAGCCCCCAGCTGCGACCCATCCAACTCTCCGGCTACAGCCTGCCTGCCAGCCAGATGCTCACACTGGAGAACAATGGGCACACAG TGGTCCTGATACTGCCTGAGTCCTTGGCCATCGCGGGCGGCTACGCGCAGCAGTACCGTGCCAAGCAGCTGCACCTGCACTGGGGCTCACCTTCGAAACCTGGCTCCGAGCACACCGTTGACCACAGGCGCTTTGCTGGGGAG CTCCACGTGGTCCATTACAACACCAAATATAAGAACTTCACGGCAGCCCTGACCAAACCAGAtgggctggcagtgctgggggtcTTCCTGGAG GTTGGGCCAAGGGAGAACCCATATTACCAGCAGATACTCGAGCACCTGCACAGCATCCAAGGAAAAG GTGATAAAGTCTTTGTGCCCGGGTTCAACATCGCTGGCTTGCTGCCTGATAACCTGCACTTCTATTTCCGCTACAACGGGTCCCTGACCACCCCACCCTGCCATGAGTCTGTCAAGTGGACTATCTTCAACCAAACTGTGATGCTCTCCAAGGAACAG aTGTCCATACTGGTGAGCAGCCTGCAGTCAGATGACAATCACATCCTCATGAACAACTTTCGGCCGGACCAGAGCCTGCACAGAAGATGGGTGCTGGCAAGCTTTGAgcccagctcctcctgggaGAGGCAGATGCCTGTGG GTGGTGGCACCTCAGCGACAGCAG CAGGACACACCAGCTCATTTCATGCAG GGGATGTATTGGCTGTGCTTTTCGGGGTGCTCTTTGCCATCACAATGCTGGCTTTCCTGCTCTACGTCTACAAGAACCGCAGCCAGAATGCACG gctggACTCACCCACTAAATCCAAGGTCATCtacacagcagccacagctgagAACACCGCCTGA
- the LOC104914811 gene encoding gamma-secretase subunit APH-1A-like, which translates to LRIIILIAGAFFWLVSLLLSSLIWFIAVKASDPRDEPLQKGLLIFGVMFSVLLQEAFRFLYYKLLRKAIEGLVALSEDGCSPISIQQMAYVAGVGFGLMSGAFSMINLLADALGPGTVGIHGDSQLYFLTSGERQDCALSLHHRAADP; encoded by the exons CTCCGCATCATCATCCTCATCGCGGG GGCATTCTTCTGGCTAGtctcactgctgctctcctccctcaTCTGGTTCATTGCTGTGAAGGCTAGCGACCCACGTGATGAGCCACTGCAGAAGGGGCTCCTGATCTTCGGGGTGATGTTCTCTGTGTTGCTGCAGGAGGCATTCCGCTTCCTCTACTACAAGCTCCTCAG GAAGGCCATCGAGGGGCTGGTGGCCCTCAGCGAGGACGGCTGCTCCCCCATCTCTATCCAGCAAATGGCATATG TGGCTGGCGTGGGCTTTGGGCTCATGAGCGGTGCTTTCTCCATGATCAACCTCCTGGCGGACGCTCTGGGACCTGGCACCGTGGGCATCCATGGGGACTCGCAGCTCTATTTCTTGACCTCAGGTGAGCGACAGGATTGTGCCCTAAGCCTTCATCACAGAGCGGCAGACCCATAG